In one window of Acipenser ruthenus chromosome 34, fAciRut3.2 maternal haplotype, whole genome shotgun sequence DNA:
- the syce2 gene encoding synaptonemal complex central element protein 2, whose amino-acid sequence MDQFSFEQILSSSQTPLKQPDLSAKQVTVSDEGANQRTEEIIASQNTDEVQISNSPGIELPSHGSDRVLNYEHSRYFSAVNARIEGIERKAQGLIDKVNVSRKRDLELMTNFREKLLMKVSELCHKLEDQLYDIYEQDNKVIQDKMQELSTIMRRNVHVSTELQEACHNVVSLYKGLCMQPEL is encoded by the exons ATGGATCAGTTCTCATTTGAGCAAATCTTATCCAGTTCCCAAACTCCATTGAAACAACCGGACCTGTCTGCAAAACAG GTAACTGTCAGTGATGAAGGAGCAAACCAAAGGACAGAAGAGATTATTGCCTCTCAGAATACGGACGAGGTACAGATAAG CAATTCACCTGGCATTGAGCTCCCCAGCCACGGTTCAGACAGGGTCCTTAATTATGAGCACTCACGTTATTTCTCTGCTGTCAATGCGAGGATCGAAGGGATAGAGAGAAAAGCACAGGGCCTGATTGATAAGGTCAATGTGAGTCGAAAAAGGGACCTTGAGCTGATGACAAACTTCAGAGAGAAACTCCTGATGAAG GTTTCTGAGCTGTGTCACAAACTGGAGGACCAGTTGTATGATATTTACGAACAGGACAACAAAGTCATCCAAGACAAAATGCAGGAGTTGAGCACGATCATGCGGAGGAACGTCCACGTGAGCACGGAGCTGCAGGAAGCCTGCCACAACGTGGTGAGCCTCTACAAGGGCTTGTGCATGCAGCCTGAACTATGA